A DNA window from Engystomops pustulosus chromosome 6, aEngPut4.maternal, whole genome shotgun sequence contains the following coding sequences:
- the LOC140134691 gene encoding phospholipase A2-like isoform X2, with protein MTDREANINPLLLCTALLFVHNVLLSAAPPQSGCCLEHRCCQAPIKTDQCKPDTTSYYYTYRNGTLTCDDEDESSCARRSCECDRTAVLCFQRYNYSEVYAKYLNRNKCSGRRPSCPEV; from the exons ATGACTGACAGGGAAGCAAATATAA atcctctcctcctgtgtactGCCCTTCTGTTTGTGCACAATGTTCTCCTGTCTGCTGCTCCTCCTCAGTCTGG GTGCTGTCTTGAACATCGTTGCTGTCAGGCACCAATAAAAACAGATCAGTGCAAACCAGACACGACATCTTACTATTACACTTACCGTAATGGGACCCTCACCTGCG ATGATGAGGATGAGTCCAGCTGTGCCAGAAGAAGCTGTGAGTGTGACCGGACGGCCGTGCTTTGTTTTCAGCGTTATAATTACTCCGAAGTATATGCTAAATACTTAAACAGGAACAAATGTTCAGGGCGAAGACCATCCTGCCCAGAGGTGTAG
- the LOC140134691 gene encoding basic phospholipase A2 caudoxin-like isoform X1, producing MFSCLLLLLSLVSVEASGGYPRRFSTMVHEVLNRPLIQYVFYGCQCGWIFGSQIVDEIDRCCLEHRCCQAPIKTDQCKPDTTSYYYTYRNGTLTCDDEDESSCARRSCECDRTAVLCFQRYNYSEVYAKYLNRNKCSGRRPSCPEV from the exons ATGTTCTCCTGTCTGCTGCTCCTCCTCAGTCTGG TATCAGTGGAGGCATCAGGAGGTTATCCTCGGCGTTTCAGTACAATGGttcatgaagtgctgaataggcCACTAATACAATACGTCTTCTATGGCTGCCAATGTGGATGGATTTTCGGTAGCCAGATAGTGGATGAAATTGATAG GTGCTGTCTTGAACATCGTTGCTGTCAGGCACCAATAAAAACAGATCAGTGCAAACCAGACACGACATCTTACTATTACACTTACCGTAATGGGACCCTCACCTGCG ATGATGAGGATGAGTCCAGCTGTGCCAGAAGAAGCTGTGAGTGTGACCGGACGGCCGTGCTTTGTTTTCAGCGTTATAATTACTCCGAAGTATATGCTAAATACTTAAACAGGAACAAATGTTCAGGGCGAAGACCATCCTGCCCAGAGGTGTAG